The Leptospira mtsangambouensis genomic sequence ATGAATACGAAGGTTAGCCTATCAAACTTCGCATAACAGCGACTAACCGCTTCACTTCGGGACTTACGCCCTCGTTCGGTCTACGACACATAGGCTTTTGGCACTCCTCTTGCTTACGCAAGCGTCGCACCAATCCCTAACGTCCCGTCCGGGACTCAGGGCACAGCCTACGTCGGTTAGTCTAATTCGTTATACGCAAGCCAGAAGAATCTATCCTTAGAATAAAAAATTCGAGACAAAGTCAAAAAATACAGTCAAATATATGTATTGACATACATACGACTAGTGTATAGAATTTAACTGTGGAGTTTGAATGGGATTCTAAGAAAAATCAGGAAAATTTAGAAAAGCACGGGGTTGACTTTTATACGGCACAACTTGCTTTTCTGGATAACAACAGAATCATTTCGAAAGATATTTTGCATACAACTGAATCAGAAGAACGCTTCTTTTGTTTCGGTTTAATTCCAGACGGAATTATTACAGTGCGCTTTACATTAAGAGGAAAAAATATCAGAATTTTTGGTGCTGGGTTCTGGAGAGAGGGAAAAAAACTTTATGAAAAAGAAAACAATTTATACTAAAACCCCGAATAACATTTCGAAAGCTATCAATTCTTCTCTAGTTGTGGATGATTTTCTACCTCCTCCTGATAAGTTAATTATTAAAGAAGATAACTCAAAAGTTACAATATTACTAAGCAAAAAAAGCATTAGTTTTTTCAAAGACCAGTCTAAGAAATCCGGTGTTCCGTATCAATCTATGATCAAAAAGGTTTTAGATTTATATGCGGATAAATTTGCTCACAAGTAAGATTAAATATAATCAAGAATTTATATTCTAAAAAAAACTACCTATACATTCTGGCCAGCGTATAACTACCGCTAACCACTTCGCTTCGGCACTTCCGGCCTCGCTCGGCCTGCGGCACATAGGCTTCTGGCACTCCTCTTGCTTACGCAAGCGTCGTTCCAGTCCCTAACGTC encodes the following:
- a CDS encoding BrnT family toxin, with protein sequence MEFEWDSKKNQENLEKHGVDFYTAQLAFLDNNRIISKDILHTTESEERFFCFGLIPDGIITVRFTLRGKNIRIFGAGFWREGKKLYEKENNLY
- a CDS encoding CopG family transcriptional regulator translates to MKKKTIYTKTPNNISKAINSSLVVDDFLPPPDKLIIKEDNSKVTILLSKKSISFFKDQSKKSGVPYQSMIKKVLDLYADKFAHK